Below is a window of Excalfactoria chinensis isolate bCotChi1 chromosome 9, bCotChi1.hap2, whole genome shotgun sequence DNA.
agctccacatctgaACACAGCTCTAAAacacacagcccacagcagagccagagctcagagcagggaTTTACCTCCTCTGTTCTTAAATACGACTTTAGAAGGCTGGTGTGGATCTGGTAAATCAACTGAAGTGACACAAAAGCCATCGGCTATTCCCACAAACTACATCTGTCGTATAAataccttttttgttttcctttccttttcttgttgaGGGGGTGTTTTTCACAGCTCTGTGATAACGAAGACAACGCACAGCACACATCACTTGTGCAGTCATAAAACACAGCGCACATCTCCACTTGCTGCCTTTACATTTCTACAGAGTAAATTCCTTTGCGCTTGCGATAAATAGAAGTGGCTGATAAAGGTCTATGAGGATACGTGTCAGAAGTCATGCACACAGCTTGCAACACACATATTAAAAGATCACCGTTAAAACTCTTGAGTTGAAGCACGAAAATAACTACCTCATTCCAACACAGTCCTGTGTAGAAACACGGAATAAGAAGCACCATCTTATTCCCAGTGCCGTAGGTTATAACAACTCATCGAGATTAAAAAAATTCAGGCACCAAATGAATTACCCCGCAACACAGAATAGTACCTACACAGAGTGCTCTCCTTGCTATACTACAAGAGCAGCCACGCAGCACTATGTTTCACACCATGTGACGAGCGTCTCATCACATCTCTAACACATCTCTGAATGTTTCCTCTTGGCCTCTATGGGAACCTCTAACGCAGAAGAGAAACTCACCGCGAGGGCAAAGCCTGGCCCACAGGTAAGAGACCAGACTGCACAGCATGCTGCTGTATTCCACCTCTACAGCGATGCTGAAAGGCTCTATCTTAACGTGGGTTTCTCTCGCTGTATAAAAACTGAGACCAATGGCCAGCAGAACACTGTTCTCTATCACGGGAGTCTTTTAGCTCTGTTTCAGAGCTCCATTAATTAAATCGTCATCCATAAATTAAGAGTGCAATGCAGCAGTTCAGTCTCCCACATTAAATGAGAATTTAAAGGAATTAAATaataaagcttattttaagCAACCAATGGAGGACTCGACGGCCTTCTAATAGAACTGTAACAAAGCCGTACTGGGAACAAGGAGGGATACTTGGCTCAGTCTCTTTTAAGATAATACGCTTCTGTTACGGCTTCTATGTGCACTTGTCAACTTcataacaagaaaaatagaaaacgCATTTAGCTCTTCTTCCATCACCAGCGCGGATCTCCAATTAGCTTCCAGGTGGGGGCAACAGTAAGCCAGTTTTCTTTCACACACGTTCCGTTCCGCTTTACCGAGCGGGCACCGCGGCGGCGGGATCGCAGCGCTACACCGCAGGGCTGCGTGCCGGTGCCCCGCGCCGGGCATCGCCGGTCCCACCCGCCTCCCTTCCCCGGGGCAAACCGGGCGCACAGCCGGCCCCCACGGCGCGACCCCCTCCCCGGCGAGCGACAACCGCCGCGGAGCCAACGCCGGCCGTGACGGCAGCGGGGGGGGCACCCGATTCTCCGCGGCCTCCCCCGCATCCCTCCCACGGGGCGGGCGGCTCCGGCACGGCGCTACCGGCGGCCGCCCCCAGCCCGCCCGGCGCTACGTGTCGGTCCTGCGGGCCGCGGCTCGGCCCCGCGCGGGGGCGTTGGCGTTGGCCCCGGCCTCGGGCCGGTACTTGAGCCAGCAGATGAGCCACGTGACGACGACGGAGAAGAGGGCGAGCACGCTGGCCACCGACAGGCAGATGGGCCCCACGGGCGACGGCGAGGCGCCGGGCCCCGCGTCCCCGCCGTACTGGTTGACGAAGATGAGGCCGGTGAAGAGCAGCACCACCATGGAGAGGAAGGAGACGACGACGCACACGCAGCCCGCGCTCAGCGCCGCCCGCttgcagctctggcagctctCGTAGCCGCCGCCCGAGGAGCGCGGCCCGGCACGGGCGGGGGTCGGCGCGGGGGTCGGAGCGAGGGCGGCCGCCGCCTcccgggcgcggggcgggcggcgcggcggcagcggcgggaGGCGGTCCTGGGGCAGCGGGTCGCGGGCGCGCAGCTGCGGCGGGCAGGCGGCGGCCAGCTTGGTGTTGACGGGCAGGCCGTGGACGCGGTGGTCGGGCAGCGCCGTGCGGTGGCGGCACAGCGGGCAGGCGAGGGAGCCGAcggccgcccgccccgctcccggccccgcgcccggcTCGGAGGCGGCGGGGGGCTGCTGCGCGGCGCGCAGGTGCAGCTGGCTCAGGCACTCCTGGCAGAAGGTGTGCAGgcactccagcagcttgggcGCCCGGCGCTCCAGGTCGAAGTAGTTGTAGCAGATCTTGCACTCGTAGTCTTCGTAGCTCGGGGCGGCCGCCGCCCCATCCTCCTGCCGCCCGCCGCGCCCTCCGCCGCCCTTCTGCGCCGGCTCGGCCATAACATCGCGCCGCGGACGGCCGGAGGGTGCCGGGCTCCGGGGCCGCGCctggcggggcgggcgggcggcagccgcgggccccgccgccgcctcctggCCGCGCCCGCGGGCTGCGGAACGGAAGGCGGCGAGCGGCGCGGCGGCGGAGGGCCGGGCGGGCTGGCGGCGCCGCCTGGCTCcgcgggcggggggggggaagggggggcgGGCTCGGCGCCGCCCGCTCCTGGGGCTGCGCGGCCCTGCGGCGGGCACGGCCGGCGGGGTCGGGGCGCCGCTGCGGGCGGAAGGGGCTGGCGGGCGCCGCCTCGGCTCGACGCGCGCGTTCCCCGGCGCGGGCGGGTCGGGAGCGGCTGCCGGGGGCGCCGCGGCGCGGGGTGCGGTGCGGGAGCCGCTTCTTTCTGGGAGGAAGCTGACCGGGCCGGCTCCTTCCTTCTTGTTCGGCGCGCAAAGCAGGTGCCTGTGCTGCAGCCGGGCCGGGAGGAGCCGCCGCTGCGCTTGTGTACAGCGTAcagcctgggcacactgctgtctcgTGTTCAGCCACCTGTCAGCTAACACCACCAGAGTCTTTGTTCAGTGCAGGCCCAGCCCAGGCAACAGAGCATCCATAGCTTCATAGCAGATCCAAGTGCGACCCACGAGAAGTGCATCTCACAGGAGAGAACTTGCATGGGGATTCTCAGTTTAGCATAAAGTGAAATAATGGGATAAAGCTGAGGAGCTTCACtctgtgaaaagaagaaagaaaatgacttgTGCAATCACTGTGGTGGACAGCCAGTTCTGCTCATGGGGTCAGCAATCATCCCTCCCTAAGGCCAATTGGCACTGCCCGCAGCCACAGAGCATCACCCTGCTTGGGTTTGGACCATTTTCATCCAGCTCATTTGGTGCAATACGTCTCATCTCATTCACTTATGAACTCCTACATGCTTTCAGATATGTGTCTGCGTTTGTGTTTGTtatgtttgttggtttgttgtttggtaCTGTTTCCCGGTTGTTTCAGCCTTCCCATTTCATGAGTTTGTTGCTACATTTCAGGGGATCTGTAACAGTTGTATGTCAGATTATCCCCAGGCTCTGCTATTCCACAATCCTTTTGCCACGTTCATAACCCTCCAACTTTCAGTTAATGTTCAGAACACACGAAAGTGCCAAGATCTGAGCAAAATCAAGTTCAAGTGAAGTTACTCAAGGCACTGTGTTAAATGCTTTAATAGGGTCCAGATATAtcatctgtgtttctgcttCAGACCTCTGCCTTTTGTGTTCTGAGTTCTCTTATCTGAGCTGTGTCTGCCTGGGGGTCATCTGGAACTCCACCTCGCATGGAGGGTGGCTCTGGGAGAGCTTCCTTCCAGTTCCTGAGCCTTTGGGTACTGTTCAGAAGTTGTGTTACTGAGCAGAGGTGACAAACAACCCTTACAAAACGCacatttttccacttaaaattGATTTTAGTGTGTTAAATACTGGGCCGATATACCCCATGCAGGCCTGCAGTTCTGAACTGATGCTTGTCTGgagccaggaggagctgcatgGTGAGACAGGAGCTGGTGGTGAGCCAAGTCCCAGCACCACACATTTGTCACAAGCTGGAGCGTCCCTGCAGCACCAATGTGCtaatttctgttctgctgcacagTCAGTATGTCTAATGACATTGAACATCTTACTTTGTAGGTaggaaaaacattatttctgatgGACATGTCAGACAGGGATGGCTGAGCTGCCGGCCTGCTCGTGGTTACATTGTTAACAATCTGTTTTATATGTATTTCCTATGCACTTCAGCAAATCTCCTCCAGTCCCACTTCCTGTCTCTGTTGCAGGGCAGCGCCAGTTGTGCATTACCTTTGTGCCCTATCATTGGCCTGTAGGAcgctgcagcagcatcctctgctttcttcacgttaacattttatttcatgtaatgtatttatgaataatttataattaaagtggtttcttttttgtcctttctgcTTTGGAACTTCTGTAAAAGCCATTGCATGCAGTACAGAAGGGAATGttaattttcagtaatatttacGTGCTATTTTAGGGACCTGAAAAAGGATAAGAAGGATTACAGTTATGAGCAATGCCATGTCAGTCGTAGCCATGTACAAAATGTGTTGTTCCCTCCCTTAATGCACGTGATACAAAGCGTGCAGAGGTAAATGGAAATGGTGGCACTATATTTGACGTTCCTCTACTCCCAAGAAACTCTTTGTTGTGTTGTAGCTGCTAAATACAGTCCTGTGCCAGTTGCCTCAAGCTACGAGCAATGTGTGAAAGATCCCAGATTTTCTTAAAGTGAAGCTGCTTCCTCCTGAATGGTGAGGAAGGAGCTGACACTGTGTCTCCCCTGCAAGCACTGCAGAGACACTGGGTTGTTCACAACAAATGGGTGAGGGCGTGGGCTTGCAGCTGGGACTGaccatgtcagataccatttcTGGTGATTccttttgatttgttttccataaCACTGGGTTTTCAGCACAGACAAAACAAGGAGCCATTTACAGATAGCAGGGTGGTCCTTTAGTGCAATACTCTTTTCCAAGAGCCTGTGCTGAACAGCATCAAGGAGCATCCCTAGACTTGGTACACAGAGCAGACCTGGTCTGGGAGTTATTTAAGCCAATGGCAGGCATAGACCAACTGTATGGTTGTACTGGGATAAGTCCTTTGGTTCAAACAGTGCCGTGTTTTCTGCCTATCACAGCGACAGTGACAGCTGAAGTTGATGCTGGAGTACTGAGGTCAGTGATGGCACAGGAATGGCCAAGctggctgggctgtgtgtgcagtgcatggccacagcagctgggcaggggcAGGTatgtgggatggggatggcgGTGTCTCATGTAGCACCATGGGGCTGAGATTAGCCATGTGCTGGCCACATAAAGCACCTGTATGGGAAAATATTACCAAGATGAATCAGTGCTAGTAATAATGCTTAGTGTAATTAGTGAACACCACAGGGCTACTTGCTGTTGAGCAGTTCGGTTTTGCAACTTAATTCGTCTTTGCATTGTATTGagtaagaaaagctgtttctatGTGGAATCACTTAAAAAGAATCTGTAGTGCCTTGGGAGCTTTATTTGCAGTTAGAGCTCATCATTAGCAGCATTGAGTACAAATAGGTACTGCTATCTCCACAATAGAAACCTGACCTCGTGAAGTTGGTAAATGTTTTCTCATAATCTTTCAGACACTTTTTTATCCTTGGTAATGATgaggacattttttttttaagacatcTTGGAAAAAAACCGCCATTGCTCAGACCACAATATTATGTATATGTGCTTAAATCAATTTTGTTCTGAATGAGAAACAGATGGAGGATTTGGGAATTTTTTGCATTCATACTCTTGCATCTATTCGGGTAACGCAATTGTCTTTTCCTTCGAGATGAAGTGAGCATGTGGGaatttgttattgtttttagaCAAGGATTAATTtgcttgaagaagagaaggctctgggagacttcattatggccttccagtactggcagggagtgtataaacaggagggtagatagtgataggacaaaaggaatggtttcaaactgagacaggggaggtttaggttagatatgaagaggaagtttttcagccagagggtggtgacgcactggaacaggttgcccaaggaggctgtggatgccccatccctgcaggcattcaaggccaggctggatgtggctctgggcagcttggtctggtggttggcaaccctgcacatagcagggggttggaactggatgatctttgaggtccttttcaacccaggccatcctatgattcttaCAAGAAATGCTAGAGTTAAAGATCACTCAGTGTGAAACCTAAAATCTGATCTACTGCTAGCTGAAGCCTGAGGGGTCATTTCCATCAATTTCCATGGGCTTGATGTTATTTACATTTAGTATTACTTTCTCTTGTCGATGTATTCCAGTTTTATGCCCAAGAAGTACCAACACAGGGAAGAAGAAACTTCACAGAATTCACTTGAGTTTTGTTCTATGGTAACTTGGGAGGGAGGAGAATACCAAGTGTTAAGGTTGCATTATGAACAGCCACGGATCAAAACAGAACATGGCATTTTGTCCTGTATACATCATCAGCACATTCACCATGTGCACTGCCTCTTCTCTAGGAAGGCACCTGAGAGAGAGCCGTGCGGGAGGAGGG
It encodes the following:
- the RNF228 gene encoding RING finger protein 228, with the protein product MAEPAQKGGGGRGGRQEDGAAAAPSYEDYECKICYNYFDLERRAPKLLECLHTFCQECLSQLHLRAAQQPPAASEPGAGPGAGRAAVGSLACPLCRHRTALPDHRVHGLPVNTKLAAACPPQLRARDPLPQDRLPPLPPRRPPRAREAAAALAPTPAPTPARAGPRSSGGGYESCQSCKRAALSAGCVCVVVSFLSMVVLLFTGLIFVNQYGGDAGPGASPSPVGPICLSVASVLALFSVVVTWLICWLKYRPEAGANANAPARGRAAARRTDT